DNA sequence from the Arthrobacter sp. V1I9 genome:
GCGGCACGGACATCCGCTTCGCCGATATCGGTGACCGTCCCACCCGCGGCCAGAAGCGCGAAGAGCAGCAGGAACGCAAGGACGCCAGGGCGGCCGCCCGTGCGGAGCTGGAAGCAGAACGCAAGGCCGGCATCTGGACCGAGTCCGTCAGCAGTCGCAGGGTCGCCAAGCCCCTCAAGGAGAGTGGGCTGGACGCAGGCGATGAATTCTAGGCCTGCAGCTGCGGAACCGCTTACCCGGTCCGTGGACAGGAGCGTCCTCGCCAGCGCCGGCCGCGTTGTGGTCAAAGTGGGTTCGTCGTCGCTGACCAGCATCAAGGGCGGCATTTCGGAAGAGTCACTGACGGCTCTGGCAGACGCGCTGGCCGCCAAGCGGAATACGGGAACCGAGATCATCCTCGTGTCCTCCGGCGCCATCGCCGCCGGCCTCGCCCCACTGGGCCTCGCTAAACGTCCGCGCGACCTGGCCACCCAGCAGGCTGCCGCGAGCGTTGGGCAGGGCCTGCTGATGGCCCGCTACACCCAGGCCTTTGGCGCGCACGGGGTAACCGTGAGCCAGGTCCTGCTCACCGCCGATGACCTGATGCGGCGGAGCCAGCACACCAATGCATTCCGCGCCCTGGACCGGCTGCTCAACCTTGGCGTGGTGCCGGTGGTGAATGAAAACGACACCGTAGCCACCCACGAAATCCGGTTCGGCGACAACGACCGCCTCGCCGCCCTGGTGGCCCACCTGGTGCGGGCGGACGCGCTGGTGCTGCTGTCCGACGTCGACTCCCTGTACGACGGACCGCCGTCGCTCGGTGCAAAGAGGATCCCACTCGTTGAAGGCCCCCAAGACCTGGAAGGCGTGTCCATCGGCAAGACCGGCAAAGCCGGCGTCGGAACCGGCGGGATGCTGACCAAGGTGGAGGCAGCAACCATGGCCGCCGGCTCGGGCATCCACGCCCTGGTCACGTCAACGCCCAACGCTGCTGCGGCGCTGAACGGTGAGGACGTGGGCACCTGGTTCACCGTCAACGGAGCCCGCAAACCCGTCCGCCTGCTGTGGCTGGCACACGTGGCGTCCGTGCAGGGCCGCCTGGTCCTGGACGACGGCGCCGTGAAGGCTGTGCGGCACCACCGCACTTCGCTGCTGCCTGCCGGGATCTCCGCCGTGCACGGTGACTTTGAAGCGGGCGACGCCGTCGAGATCGCCAGTGCCGACGGCACCGTGGTGGCCCGCGGACTGGTGAACTACTCTTCGGCCGAGCTGCCCCAGATGCTGGGCAGGTCCACCCGGGACCTTGGCGAGGCGCTGGGGAGCGGCTATGACCGTGAAGTTGTTCATGTGGATGACCTCGTGCTGGTTTGAGCTCCGGGCTCGCCTAAACTTGGAACATGACTGAGGCCCTGATCCACACGACCGCCGAAAACTCCGGAGATACCGCTGCGCCTGCCGGCGCGCCGACCGTTGAGTCCCCTGCGTCTCCGGTTTCGGCTGAGGTTCAGCTTTCGTCCGGGGACGTCGAAGCAGCAGTCCACGCCATCGCTGACCGATCCCGCCACGCCGCGCGCCGGCTGGCCATGGCGAACCGTGCCTGGAAGGACCGCGCGCTCCGGGCCGTAGGCGCCGCCCTGCAGGAGAGCACCGCTGCCATCCTGTCCGCAAACGCGAAGGACGTGGCAGCAGGAAAAGCCAACGGCACCTCCGCCGCCATGCTGGACCGGCTCACACTGACTGAAGCCCGGATCGCAGGGCTCGTGGCCGCACTCGAGAACCTCGCCGGCCTGCCCGATCCGGTGGGCAATGTGGTCCGCGGACAAACCCTCCCCAACGGTTTGCGCCTACGGCAGGTCAACGTACCCATGGGCGTTGTGGCTGCCATTTATGAGGCACGCCCGAATGTCACCGTGGACATCGCCGGGCTGGCCCTCAAGAGCGGCAACGCCGTAATCCTGCGTGGAGGAAGTGCTGCGGAGGCCACCAACAAGGTCTTGGTGCGGCTGTTGCGCGAGGCACTCGAATCCGTCGGCCTGCCCGCCGACGCCGTCCAGACAGTTGACCAGTACGGCCGCGCCGGGGCCAACGTCCTGATGCGCGCCCGCGGCAGGGTGGACGTACTGATTCCCCGCGGCGGCCGTGAGCTGATCCAGACCGTCGTGACCAACTCCGCCGTACCGGTCATTGAGACGGGGGAGGGGAACGTGCATATCTTCATTGACGAGTCCGCCAATGAAGACATGGCCGTGGAGATCCTCCTCAATGCCAAGACGCAGCGGCCCAGCGTGTGCAATACCGTGGAAACCCTGCTGGTCCACTCCGCCTCAACGGTATTGCCCGCCGTTGCCGCCGCCCTAAGCAAGGCCGGAGTCCGGCTGCACGCCGACGAACGTGTCCGCGCGGCCCTTCCCGCATCAATCCAGTCGGAACCGGCCACCGACGAGGACTGGGGCACCGAGTACATGGACCTTGACCTTGCTGTTGCCATGGTGGACAGCCTGGACGAGGCCGTCAAGCACATCCGCACCTGGTCAACGGGGCACACCGAGGCGATCCTCACCAACGACCTCTCCAACGCCGAGCGGTTCATTGCCGAAGTGGATTCCGCCGCCGTCATCGTCAACGCCTCCACCAGGTTCACCGACGGCGGGGAACTTGGCCTGGGCGCGGAGGTGGGAATCTCCACCCAGAAGCTGCACGCGCGGGGTCCAATGGGCCTGACTGAACTCACTACCACCAAGTGGATCGTGCAGGGCGAGGGCCAGGTCCGCGGGTAGCAACGCGGTAACATAGACCAGAAGTCAGAAACGGCGGAGCTTTCCGCTGCCACAATCGTTTGAACCCAAGGGGAGAAAATGCTGTTCCAGCAGATTGCCACGACCATCGCCGAAGGCGAAGAACACGAACTCGCCCCGCTGTGGGCTGAGCCGTGGGTCTTCGGAGTGGTCATCTTCGCCATCCTGCTGGTGATGATGTTCATCACGCTGTCCTACTCGAACCTTGGCAAGCGCCACGCTGCCACGGAGGAGCACGCGGATCCGCACCGCCAGCACCCCAACAAGCACGATCACGGGCAGGGCCACTAACATTTCCCGCGTTCTTCACCACAACGGAGCGAACGGCAGGCTGCGCCTGGGCGTCATGGGCGGGACGTTTGACCCCATCCACCATGGCCACCTGGTGGCAGCCAGCGAAGTGGCGGCCGAGTTCGACCTGGACGAAGTGGTTTTTGTCCCCACCGGCCAGCCCTGGCAGAAGTCCCATAAACAGGTCAGCGAACCCGAGCACCGCTACCTCATGACTGTCATCGCCACGGCCTCCAACCCGCGGTTCACGGTCAGCAGGGTGGACGTTGACCGTCCCGGGCCCACCTACACCATCGACACCTTGCGTGACCTTCGGGCCCAGCGCCCGGACGCGGATCTTTTCTTCATCACCGGCGCCGACGCACTGGCGCAGATCCTGTCGTGGAAGGACATCGACGAGTTGTGGTCACTGGCCCACTTCGTAGGAGTGACCAGGCCGGGGCACGTACTGGATGGTATGGGCCGGAAGGACGTCAGCCTCCTTGAGGTGCCCGCCATGGCCATCTCGTCGACGGACTGCCGTTCACGGGTGGCCGCGAACAACCCTGTGTGGTACCTCGTGCCGGACGGGGTGGTCCAGTACATCGCGAAGTACGGCCTGTACCTGGACGCCCCGGCGGCTGCCAATGCTCCAACCTCCGAAGCAAGCGAACCAGCCAGCACTGAATGAGTTCTCTATGAGTCAGGAACAGCCCCCCATCCGCAGCCGCCGGGAACTCCGGAAGGCCAGGGATGCGCAACAGCCATCCGTGCCCACGGCCACGGATCAGCTTTTGCCTGCCATGAAAAAGCCCGCCGCAGACCGCCCTGCACCGGGCACTGCAGCGCCGGCTCCTGAACCGACACACACCCAGCGTTCCTCGCAGATCCGCGCACGGGACCGGGCGGCGCTGCGCACCATCAAGGAACTGGAAGAAAAAGAGGGCCAGCTGGCAGCCGGAGGTCCCCCCACACGGCGCCAACTTCGCCTGCAGCAGCTCAAGGAACAGGCGCTGACCGCGGCCAACCCGATCGTTGCTCCTGCCGGGGCCGCAGACCCGCGTGCAGGGGGTCCCGTCCTGCCGGCCCCCGGGAAGAGCGCGGCGGGGGAGCAGGATCCCCAGGAGGCAAAGGGAGCGCCTTCCCCGCGTACTGTGCCTGCCCGTAACAACGTGCCTACCCCCGGCGCGGCTCCTTCCCCGGCGTCGGCCGTGCCTGATGGAATGACCGTCGAACAGGCGTTGGCGGCAAGGTCACTGATCGCGGAACAGGCCAAAAACCAGATCGCGAAGATGCAGCACATCGCTTCCCTTGATCCGGAAGCCGTGGATCCGGAGATTCTGGCGGAGCAGATTGCCCTGGCGGAACGTGCGGCCGTGATGAACCGGCGGGCCATGGCCAAACAGAAGCTGGCCGAGCAGACCGGCGTCCCTGCACCAACCACCGAGCCTTCGTCCGCCGCAGGACCTGCAGCCCAGCAGCAGGGACCGAAGCCACCACCCGTTCCGGCGCAGCGGCCGGCACCCTCCACCGCCAGCAACCTGGCAATGGTCACGCCTCTGGAATTCGTCCAGGTGCCGGGCGTGGACCGGCCGGTCATGAAGCCGCCGGCAACGAGCCACGTTCCGGTCAGCACCCGTCCCGGTACAAAGGTCCCGTCGTCCGGCACCAGGAAGCGGCGCCCGGCCGGTGGCCAGCCGGCCACGTCCGACGTCGGATCCGGCCGTTCACAAATGATCGCCCGGGCTGAGGCTGCGGCTAAGGCTGCCGTACGTCCCAAGCCTGCTGTCCTGGCACCGGCTGTGGTGGCGGAGAACCACGCCGAGGAGGCATTCGAGGATCTGCCCCGGGTCCCGGCCCGGCAGGCCCACGGACTGGATCCGCTGGACGCTGCGACGGCAGGGCTGGCCCGTGCCACGCGGAACCGCATCCTCCAGTTCTGTGTCCTGGCTTTCGGGATTCTGGCCCTTGTCGCCGGCATTTTCCTGATCATCAGCGGAATGTCCCGCTAACCGGCACTGCCGGCACCACAAAGCGTTCTTAACCCAACAAGGAGTCCCGTGACTGCGTCAGATTCATCCCTCAACACAGCCCGCGCCGCCGCCAAGGCAGCTGCGGACAAGATTGCCCAGGACATTGTGGCCCTGGACGTGAGCGAACGCCTCGCCCTGGCAGACGTTTTCCTCATCGCCTCCGCCCCCAGCGAGCGGCAAGTCAACGCCATCGTCGACGGCATCGAAGAAGAACTGGCGAAGCAGGATTTGCGCCCGATCCGGCGCGAGGGCCGTTCCGGCGGCCGTTGGGTCCTGCTTGACTACTCGGACATCGTCATCCACGTCCAGCATGAAGAGGACCGCGTCTTCTACGCATTGGAGCGTTTGTGGAAGGACTGCCCCGTCGTGGACCTCCAGCTGGGCGACGACGCCTCGGCGAAGGCTGCTGCCTCCACCGAGACGGAGTAATTGCGCGGGAACAAGCCGAATATGCCCGATTTGGAATTTTCGGAATTGCTGTTCTAAGATATTTGAGTTGCTTCGGGGAAACCCGAAAGAAAAGCTCATCGAGCGGCAATAATTCGGGGCTGTGGCGCAGCTGGTAGCGCACCTGCATGGCATGCAGGGGGTCAGGGGTTCGAGTCCCCTCAGCTCCACCGACTATCCGCCGGAATCATCAGATTCCGGCGGATTTTTGTTTTGTCCCTGCGCCTGGCGACCGGGTTTGACGATAGTGACCGCACCGCCGTGGCAGAAGGCGCCGATTGGCGCACAGCACGAAAGTGCATTAAGCTGATCAGGTTGCTTCGGCGGGACATCCTCCCACCGCAGCAAGGTCCGGGGCTGTGGCGCAGCTGGTAGCGCACCTGCATGGCATGCAGGGGGTCAGGGGTTCGAGTCCCCTCAGCTCCACCGGTCATCCTCCCCGCAGGAGGACGCAAAAGGAACCATCCTTCGGGACGGTTCCTTTTTGCTTACCCAAGAGTTACGGGGACAGGTCTATAGCCACTGAGTCCTGCGCAGCGGAGGCGGGTCGCCGCCGGGCCGCTGGACAAGAACCTGGTTGACGCCTGTCAGCCCGTTCTCGAAGCCCA
Encoded proteins:
- a CDS encoding glutamate-5-semialdehyde dehydrogenase, producing the protein MTEALIHTTAENSGDTAAPAGAPTVESPASPVSAEVQLSSGDVEAAVHAIADRSRHAARRLAMANRAWKDRALRAVGAALQESTAAILSANAKDVAAGKANGTSAAMLDRLTLTEARIAGLVAALENLAGLPDPVGNVVRGQTLPNGLRLRQVNVPMGVVAAIYEARPNVTVDIAGLALKSGNAVILRGGSAAEATNKVLVRLLREALESVGLPADAVQTVDQYGRAGANVLMRARGRVDVLIPRGGRELIQTVVTNSAVPVIETGEGNVHIFIDESANEDMAVEILLNAKTQRPSVCNTVETLLVHSASTVLPAVAAALSKAGVRLHADERVRAALPASIQSEPATDEDWGTEYMDLDLAVAMVDSLDEAVKHIRTWSTGHTEAILTNDLSNAERFIAEVDSAAVIVNASTRFTDGGELGLGAEVGISTQKLHARGPMGLTELTTTKWIVQGEGQVRG
- the proB gene encoding glutamate 5-kinase; the encoded protein is MNSRPAAAEPLTRSVDRSVLASAGRVVVKVGSSSLTSIKGGISEESLTALADALAAKRNTGTEIILVSSGAIAAGLAPLGLAKRPRDLATQQAAASVGQGLLMARYTQAFGAHGVTVSQVLLTADDLMRRSQHTNAFRALDRLLNLGVVPVVNENDTVATHEIRFGDNDRLAALVAHLVRADALVLLSDVDSLYDGPPSLGAKRIPLVEGPQDLEGVSIGKTGKAGVGTGGMLTKVEAATMAAGSGIHALVTSTPNAAAALNGEDVGTWFTVNGARKPVRLLWLAHVASVQGRLVLDDGAVKAVRHHRTSLLPAGISAVHGDFEAGDAVEIASADGTVVARGLVNYSSAELPQMLGRSTRDLGEALGSGYDREVVHVDDLVLV
- the rsfS gene encoding ribosome silencing factor, which codes for MTASDSSLNTARAAAKAAADKIAQDIVALDVSERLALADVFLIASAPSERQVNAIVDGIEEELAKQDLRPIRREGRSGGRWVLLDYSDIVIHVQHEEDRVFYALERLWKDCPVVDLQLGDDASAKAAASTETE
- the nadD gene encoding nicotinate-nucleotide adenylyltransferase, giving the protein MSRVLHHNGANGRLRLGVMGGTFDPIHHGHLVAASEVAAEFDLDEVVFVPTGQPWQKSHKQVSEPEHRYLMTVIATASNPRFTVSRVDVDRPGPTYTIDTLRDLRAQRPDADLFFITGADALAQILSWKDIDELWSLAHFVGVTRPGHVLDGMGRKDVSLLEVPAMAISSTDCRSRVAANNPVWYLVPDGVVQYIAKYGLYLDAPAAANAPTSEASEPASTE